GCCTGTATGAAGCACGTATTGCTCTCGGAGTGTAGCAGAGGTAGCGGCTGTCAGTGGAAGAAAGCTGCGGAAGCCTGATGGGTTGTTTTGGATTTGCTCCAGAAAGTTGAGGATGCTGAGAACACTACATTGTGGAAATAAAGAACTGTGAATCATTAATCACAGTAAGAAGGTAGCAAAAGGGCGAATGACAGACAATGCTGCTCCAAGCTGTTTctcagtgaacatttttttttttttttttttgtgaaaagtcCGTGAAACACCATCTGGGCTTTCGGGTGAAAACCCATcagcatttggttgaaaagtgaaagttttctagccaatTAGGACCGTTCTGTATCCAGGTAAAAGCTGAGCTATTCAGACATTTGAAAAAGAAGTACTGCTTGGGTCTGGGAACAACTGGTGCTCATTGGTAAGGCAGGTAGAACAACAGGCCTGGAAGAAGACACCGCCTCTCGAAAgtgaataaatttaaaaagtgcagtacTAAGGAAAAAGGCCAAGGTGCTCTGTCTCCAAGTGAAACAAtggataaaaagcctttattaaaTTGGCTAGAACAAGGCAATGAAACAGACCAATGAGTACCGACACTAAGTCTTCATCAGGGTCCTAAAAACAATAGGTGGCACAAACACAAGGACTGTTGTTCAGCATTTGTAAAAACCGGAGCTATATTGGAGTAAACCTAGTCTGattatgtcaaaatgtctctcaacctagatttccacccctctagacatctagattcTTGGTTTTTCTGACTGAGTTGCTGCACTGCTCAAAGTTTCCTTCTGTTGAAGGGCATTTAGAGGAAATGGAATGCAAAGCAAGAACTTCATGTCTTATATGGTAACAGTAGCCTGTCAGATTCACCCTCAGGCAGTTCCATCACCCTCATTTGAAACTTACCGGTGGCTTGAAAATAGGGTCTGTAACAGCAATGCTACATTAGTATCAGCTTGTTAACTAGTGCCAGTACAGAAAGGATCACACCATGTTTTAATAGCTAGGCTATTTAAAAGTGTAAAGAATGCTATAGATCTAGCCTAATACCCTGGTTCAAGCCGACGATTAGCGTTTTCTCAGGTGAGCTGATTAAAACGGCGTGTGCTTTGTTCAGTTGAATAACATCAAACAAACTAAACCACTCACATCATTTATGTCTGGggaaaaatatgagaaaaacaaatatgaaaagcGAGAAAGTCTAAAATATATAGCATCCCTCAGTATTCCATACCACTTTTTATTCGTATTCAGTCTGCAAggtgtatttatattttattacaggGGCCATTGGTTGAAAGAATACTAAGCCTAGGagcattttcaaaattccattaatattttatgttttcatttgggattttcccttccttttaagcttTGAACAGTCTGGAAAGCCATCATATAATTTTTCGGTGCCTTCTTTCAATAAAAGAATAgaagagcattttttttaaaatttgacaattgaataaaatcattttgtagCTTGCTCCAGTGGTTCTGAGCTTTCCAATACATTGCTTCGAGGGTTGCTAATAATAGGATTTTTGTTTACGTGATGCCGAATTTGAAGGAAGCACTTTGAACACACATATTGAATCAGAAACACTCCAGTTATGAAACAAGCTGTGTTTCTCAAAGATTCATGTTCAGATACAGCTGGTGGAATGAGTACATTATTTCAGTGGGTTGTCTCTTTATTACAAATACCATTTATCACTTGTATTATACAAGCTTTTTTGTGGTGATGAATATGTTCTCTGTGTACGGTTAGCATGTCAAGTGTGGAAACTTAATGCATGTTCTCTCCCACTCACTGTTAGGCCCTCGTGGATTGCTTTAACAAACCTTATTTGCGTATGCATACATTGCCCTCCATGAAGTTTGtgacagacatattttttcttggcactgttctccacaattttacatttctaaTCAAGCAATTCTCATGTAAAGTGCACACTCAACTTTTATAAAATCTTGGATTCACCATGTGGAaactacagcacttttttatacataacccccccccccccataatttttgggacaaatggcttcacaggtgtttctgattagtgcaggtataagagagacTAGTATCTAGTCTCGATTCAaggctttttattgcctttgtaGTCTTTTATTGGAGTTTGTCAAAATGTGGACCAGAGTTCTGcctatgaaagtcaaggaagtgaTTATGAGGCAGAggaatctatttttttttaaacagtcagagatataggccaaaccttaggctcaccaaaattaactgtttggaacatcattaagaagaaagagcactgttgagctcagaaatcacatagggcctggtaggccaagaaagagctctacagttgatgactgaagaattctcccCATTCTCACCTCAagcacctgtctgacagatcagataCACTCTTCGGGAGGCagacatggatgtgtcagtgattgACTACTGCTACCGCAGAAGACAAAGGCTACACTGCAAGGTGCAAAAAACTATCAAAAATAGGATGGTcgggttacagtttgctaagagtTCTGGagaaaggtcttgtggacagatggaACCAAGATTTGatgacaaatataaaattgtggtgtacagagccaaaatcaagaaaaaatatgtctttgtcctaaGTATTATGGAGGACACTGTATATCCTCAGATCTTACCAGAATGTTGTATATACTTTAAATTACCTTTTGCTATAATTCactatatttaaatgaatactgTAGCAGAAGAAGTTCCTAGATTTACACTGAGTCACTGCCTAGTTTTCCCTCTAATGTGTCTAAGACatgctgtgggtgtggcttctGTAACCCCACCCGATTCATAGATCCTTGGTGGGCTTATAAGGGGCTTCGTTAGTGAGAACAATGTGGCTGTTCACCAGTTTAAGGGAGGCACCATCTCAGCTGTGATactgggagggaaaaaaagatctcCTGAAGGATCgacatgaataaaacatttaacgCAGTGAAACAGGAGGATGCTTTGTTCGCGGGCTCGTGGGTGCCTCTCAAAGCAATTGCGAATGCCGCTACAACGGATTTGTTCAGCGCTTAGGTGGGTGTCAGCGGTCCGGGGCCGCATACCTCTCGCGGTTCGAAAATGCCTCCCGTGCCTGTGTCCCACCACTTCTCTGCATGGCTCTTATTGTTGTCCCGGTCAACCCCCTCCTGCCCTCGATGTGGAGCCACAAAGCCCAGCGTCTTCTGCAGGCCGTGAGGCCGGCCCACCTCATGCATTCCTACCCCATGCTGGCCGATGGCTGTGGGTGCtgctcaaaccccccccccccacctgcagtAGACGGCAGATGCCTTGCGGTGGACATGACCGAGTGAATAACCGTACCCCCCTCACTCTGTGTCATCTCTTTCATCTTTATGTGACTGAAGACCCATTTTCTGAAACCCAGGTTGTGCTCAGTAGGACATCGTTGAGTGATATCTCAGAAACTGTTGCCCTGGCACCCTGACCGCCCTTTGATGTCCTTCCCCAAGGAAAGTGGGATATCCCTTTATTTCATGTTGCTGGACTCCTGGAGCCACATGAATTCCTACACATTAAGCCAGTAGCCATTcttaatggaatgtttttttttcagttcattatttGCCACATCGCACAAACGAATAGATAGATACTCCATTGTCCTCCAAGAGGATACTTTTACCATGACTGGTATAGGTGACCAATGTAGATTCACATTCACACCACTTCAACAAAGGCACATAAAACATGAGAAACACTAGGGAAAAACATGGGCACATTCACTGTTTAAACTTTTTTAGGAAAATGACTTTTTTGTAGAGTCAAGATTTGAAATGCAAGACTACTTAATTTGTAAGTTTACAACCCTCTTACATTTAGCAGAGGTCCTGGACAAgcttgtatgtgtttttttccccctctgaaaGTAGATTTATAAACACTAACATCTGCTGATGAGGTTGATGGAGCTCTCTCAGTTAACCTCCAGGCATGGGTATCTGTAATTGATCTGACCTTCACCAATGGTGGTGTGTGCCACTAGTAGCACACCCTCAATTAACACTGTCCACACTCATTCTACGACAAATACTGCCTAAGATCTGTGATAGTGGTCCATCAATCTCGCCACCTGTAGGGACAAGTTAATAATTGAGCAGGCCATGGCAGCAGGACACGAATATTATCTGACAGACGGGAAGTCTTTGACGATAACATCAGCGAGGTCGTGTCCACCTGAGATTGCTTTTCTGCCCATTGGGCCAATCACTGAATGGCACTTCTGACATCCTTTCGTTCGTTCAGACATTAaggttcaaaaagtaaaaattggATTGTATTATTTGAAAAGCACTTAGGGGAAATTAAACAGGTGTCTTGAGAAAAGGTTGTTGAAGATCTGCGTCAACTGAAAACgacattttctttcttcctcatGATGCAACTGAAGCGcaataagaaaatatgtttCCAGCGCAGACACTTCACCTATGTTGATGTGATAATAATGTAAATGATATCCCTCTGTGTTGTTTTGCAGTGGGCTCGAAGAACATCAAAGCAAACCCTTCACAAGCATGATTTCCTTAATGCCCTGCTGTATACTGCTCCTCCGAGTTTGTTCTGTATGCTGTTTTATGCTTATCGATTTGCTTTGATTCTCCActattttctgttgtgttgCTCACCTCCTTTTAAACTCTGGCAAACTTTTCtcttctgttgttgttctgtTGTACTCTGCTGTGTCACTCTGGGGGCGAGCACCTGCAAAACGAATGTAATGTATTCTCTTATACTGTCgcttttttattctctttggttcttttctgttgcatttgtattaaGCTAAATAACCCTGAGTAACCACAGCAGGCAAAGTAGCTCTCAAAGTCTGAGCATATAGGGAATATAAGAGGGAGTCTCACTGCATGGTGGTTAATTCAGTAACCTTCGGTTCACAGCTTTGAAATTCAATGGGAAGAGTTTTGGAAGAAAAGACATTCATCGTCAGCTTTTACCTTCCTTTGCTCAGTGTGACGGAAGAGTCTTCCTCCGCCCTGCCAGTGCTGGCTGCAGAGGTCGAGCGAGTGGGCGGAGCCATCGTGGCACTGTCAGACTCACCCTGCATGATGATGCCCAGCGGCATACCCTCGGTGCAGCACACTGCTGTTTGATTCACTGACTGGAATTCATCCATGGGAGGCATTGATGTAACACTTGTTTTTAATGCGATACACCAGTAACATTTAAGTTGGATTAAACTGTgtaacaaaaatttttttttatttttggtggttGTTTGAATATGTGTTGTTCAAGTCACCTGTGCCAGCTGTGGAAAGAATATTCTCTTAGCTTGACATGTACTATTAGAATCATGCCTTCAATGACCAGTGGTTGGTTATTTACAAGCCACCACATCAGGATCCCTATGAAAGTCAATTAGCTGGCCTGTGCAAGTAGTGtttaatttgaattgaaaaatcAGTTTGGCACACAATGGATGACCTTGGCATAATTCTAATTTAGATATGCTGTAGGTTATGATCAATATCTGCAGGTTTCACATCTGACCTTGCATAGGTTAACCATAGACCTTAATGGTAAATCTTGGTTACAGAAGGTGGTCAGTTTGTCAGTCAGGACTGTCTTGTTGCAAGGATACTTGAACCAAAGTGCATTGTAAGAACAGATGTTCAGGGAGTCATTGGACCGGGAGAGGGATTGAAGAGCTGCAGGGCTGTTACTGACACCCTCAGATGTGTTGTGGCTCAGTTGATGGAACTGTCAGACATCCACCTGAGAGACTGGGCTGTTCCCGGCAGGGTCctcagagggagggagcgcCCCGTGAGCAGATGGCACTGCGCTGACTGTGCCGAATCCGTGTGGCCGTGGCTCCGGTTGGGTAATCGCCCCGGATACCGTGCCACACTCTCACCAGCAGCGTGCAGAACCGCCCCGGTTGCCACAGATCACCTGACACTAGAGAGCTCCGCATCATAGGACTTTTGACAACTACCTGCGTCCCCCACAAAAATCATATTCTCATCATTAAGCTTTCATGTGTTCTTTAGGACTGTGGCAACCTGCCTGTATCCAGGGaagaaaaggaataaaaagaCCAAACTGTCTTTCTTAACTCTTTAGAAAGGCCtttttttgcttaattacaAATGTAAGTGCTGCAATTATTGTGCAGTATTACGTAAGTCTCAGAAAGCATTACTGTCTTGTGCAGATGGTTTTATATATCCTAACAAAGTGTGTTAGCACAGTCGTTCCTGCAGGCTGCTTGTATAATTGTACGGGTCCAAGGCCACTAATGCAGCATGATCCACATTTCTGCAGGTCAGGCTTTCGAGCCTGACCCTCAGGCCGGTGGATTTAGCTGTGAGTGCGATAATTGTCATTTGCCAGAGATAAGGAGAATGCCATCTTGCTGGCCAGAGGGTCTACATTTCTACCAGTCCATTCTGAACAGCATGACTAGCAAATGGGAAATGGACGTGCTGCAGGGCCATTTGCACAGTAGTCTGCTTCTCAGTAATCAGACAGACTTCTCCAGGCTGCGAGATCGCATCGTTTTTATTTGTCCCTttgatgtgtttatttacagaggcatactgctgtattttagTAATGTCGGCATATACATAGATTTTTCCTGCTATAATTTTTATACTGGAACATTGAAAAGAACTGACCTGGAATACATTTTATCACTTAGGGGGCAGTTCTTCCTCTGAGATTTACACAGCACACATGCTTGTGGATTTATTGGTGCAAGCAAAGACATTAGACACatcctttttccttttaaacataaaaaatttctgtgtacacgtgtgcgtgTATACGCATGTGCGAGTGGGTACACTTgcatgtatatgcgtgtgtgcgagtgcataagtatgtgtgtgcgagtgtgtatgcgtgtgcgtgtgtgagtgtacgcatgtgtgtgtatatgcgtctgtgtgcgagcatgcgtgtgcgagtgtacgcatgtgcatgtatatgtgtctgtgtgcgagcgtgtatgcacgtgtgtgcgcaagtgtgtgcatgtatatgcgtctgtgtgcaggcgtgtgtgcgcgcaagtgtatgcatgtgcatgtatgcgcgtctgtgtgcgagcgtgtatgcgtgtgtgtgcgcgagtgtacgcatgtgcatgtatacgcatgtgtgcatgagtacgcatgtgcatgtatacgcgtgtgtgtgagcacgtccAACCTCTTCACACTCCCACACAATGGTTCCGTCAGCAGGCATGAGCCtgagtgagatttttttttttttttttccctctgctccTCAGCACGATGTCCTGCTGACATCATGGCAGCCAGCAGGAGCTTTTCCATAACCCAGAGAGTGCTGGAGAAAAGAGACAAAACTCTTACTCGCTCGGACTCAAAAGAGCTGGTGGCCattatttttactattattactgtttATCATTATGCACATCAACTACAATGAAAAATGGGCCAATTATCAGGTATAAGACttgggctgggggtggggggaaaatgaaagcatgttaGTCTGTAGAGGTCTATGTCCTTGTGAGGCCTGTGATAGTGTTAACAAAACAGTAATATAACAATTTTCGGATTTGCCAGAGAACGTGCTGGTGCTTTTATCATCTTGGTCACTGCCTCGTctgacagacagtcagacacacttGTCTGGGTTGTCTGAGCTTCACTGAGCGAAGCAAAAAACCAGAAATGATGCTTTCTGGAGTTTTGGATTACAGTAATGGCACTTCGTAGCATGCTCATTTTTCTTGTTCTATGCTACtgcttttgtttggttttgggaaaaggataaaaaatgataaaggcACATGATATGTGTCTGATAAGACAATATATGCTCATGTGGTTCTGCTTCAGAGTGAACTATGGCACCTTAATGTggtcattacaaaaataatcacTCATCATATTGGACATTCAGTGCATTGTGGTCTAAGGAAAAGGTCCaacataggggcgacatagctcaggaggtaagagcggttgtctgacagtcggagggttgccattTTGATCCTGGgcttgtcgaagtgtccctgagcaagacacctaacccctaattgctcccaacaagctgattggtaccttgcattgcagcctttcaccgttggtgtgtgagtgtgtgtgtgaatgggtgaatgagaggcatcaattgtaattgctttggataaaagctctatataaatgcagtccatttaccatttaccatttaggtCCAAACCAGAAAAAGATGGCTGCAACAAGCCACAATCAATTTGGATATATGTAGAGCTCCCTCACTGTTGGATCAGTAGTTTTCTgataaagcaaatatatttcACCACAAAGTATTAATTATTAAGTATTAGTATaatgtttcttcatttttgatCAAATCAAATTGAATGGCGTAATCCATTGAAAGTTCTAAATTGtcgttttttatttcagtgaggTCAAATCGAGATAGGATGTGGTACGGAGGGCCTTTGGAGTTTATTAAATTGGCAAAGTATGAGTTACAACACAAAATATACGAGCTATACAagtcagaaaataatttttttactgGAAGTCCATTACAGATAAAAAATGTCCTCTTGGTTAATATTTCTGAAGAGATGAAAGGGTTATATTTATCcgtttttactttctttttctccatccGTTTTTACTCACGGAAAGTACCTGCAACTCATTGCCTCACAGTGAAATAAGATAGGCTTTAGCACCAAGCTCAACAGAAGGCATGGATAAGCACATCAGTGCGAGTGAAGCTGGCCTTGGTACAGTTCTGTGTGATACAGAGGTCCATGAGGCCTGGCAACTCTAGAATGCCTGTGTAAAATTCCCCTGATCTGGGACAATATTATTCAGGTTCAGTCTCTTTTTCATTAGTGTTCATTGGTCCCATATGAGGACAAGTTGTGATTAGTGAAGTGGCTGTAATATGCAAAGGTCTGTGAGGTTAAGTCGTAGAGGTGGTAATTGCAGTGAGATTTGGAGGCAATTCGACTGAAGTCTCCATAGGATGCTTTTGAAAGCTCACAAGTTCTCACACAGCCAACATGATAGCCCTCTTAGGAAACCCATTTACAGGTTTGTTCATTTGAGAATTGCCAGTGTGAGCATAACAGTTTCACATtactttcttgtttttgtttgatggataattcatttacacatttaatacCTTCTATTATTACCGAGTGTTGTATTCCCCATGGTAATTCTAACTTGCATGATCTGCTGGAAAACcaccaaaaaaacattctgtgcttagttttttttttcctcatctattttatggaaataattttGATGGTGGTGAAATCTCACATAATGAGACTCTATCTGAAAGTAAACAAGTTGTGTCTTGCTTTATCTTGCTTGCTTAAATGGCTGTCTTATCTTTACCATTTTCAATCGTGCAATTGAAACGGTATTGGCAACACACTGTCTCATCATCCAGGACAGCACAACTGTTTCCTAGTAACCTTTGAAtatcaggatttttttttccgccTTCATGCTGGTTGAATCCCCAAACTCGTTTCTATAACGGCGACTTTGGTAGATCAGATGGCATTAAGATTCCATTTGGCTGTGCAGTCATTCCTAAATAAGATAAGTGTCATGATGCttgtcatttcaaatccatactTAGATGAGTTATTTTTATGACACAGCTCGCTTTGTTCCTCAGAAATAACTATgcaaaaaggaaggaaaaaacaaaaacaaaacaaaggacgactgttaaaaaaatgttagtaTGCAGATACCCTGGTGTTCTGCTGCACCACTTAGCGTAGTACAGTATCGCATTGTTCACTGGGTGTGGATAGCTGATCAATGCATAAGAACCAGTGGAGTTTGCCTCACCATCTCTTAACTAAATGCCATAGATCTTAATATGTCAATGTGTTCCACCTTCCATCACACTTGAACCACTGCTTCCATGGAAAAAACACTTACATAACCTTTAATTTGTATGGTAtccatttgttaaaaaaacatccatactgttgtatttgttttgggaCTTTGTGACTTCATATGAAAGAGTTTAAAACAAAGGAGctgttccatttttaaaaaaagaaatgtctctTTTCTGATGTTACTTTCAAGCCTGGTGTCGTTTAGGTTCAAATTATGGTACAGCACCCAAAGCGTGTATTTCTTGATGATCAGCGGAGATGGCCTCAAAAATCATGATCGGTGACAATTTGCGTTGTTACTGTGCGATATAGTAACATATCTCTAAACGTGTTCACGGttttccacccccaccccccacctccatttCCAATGAAAGAGGAGAGAATTTTAACAAGAGGCCCTATTGTCCCTGAGGCAGTTCTGCACCAGGCCCAAGTCCATAGATAACccttgttgttcttcttctttcaGGCCAGGGTGAGGCAGATGTAAACCAGAACAATGGGAGCCCCTCGGAGAAGACAGCGGCGACTGACTCCACGGGAGCAGGGGGCCCGAAGAATGCCTGGAGCGATGCCAGCGCAGCTGACCCCAACGCCGCCCGCCCCCACTTGGTCCGCCTATTCTCCCGAGATGCCCCGGGGCGGCAGGACAACACCTTCAAAGACCGCCCCTCCGAGTCGGATGAGCTGCATACCATCCAGGAGCACAGCGGAACGGGCACGGAGTCGGGTTCGGATTGCGCAGAGCAAGACGCAGACTAGAGTCGCTCTCtcgtttttttcctcccccctgACATTTCAAAACCGAGAGACAGAGCATCCTAAGCCCTAACCCTTGACCATCGACACCTAAAATGGCAACCGCTGGCACTTCGGGACAGGCGACCTTCGGTCTGGGCAGGAGGAAGAAGAACCCTGGTCTACTGGACCAGATTGGGAAGTTCTTTGGAGGGGacaagaagaggaagagcaagGTGAGAGATGAGGAATTCCATTCTGGGTGAAAGTTCCGAATAAGTAAAAACAAACGTGAAATTTTTACATAGTTttgtattgtctttttttgttatcctttttttgaaaatggttCGAAAGGATTCATTGCAGGAATATTtacttgtttctgttttctgttttttccttttgtcagAGGTTTTAAGAAATGTTATGTACCAAATTTGTATTGCGTGGTTATTAACCGCATGACATTGCCATTGCGGATACACTGGATTAAAACTTCAGGGTGTGGTTGGAAGTTTATGGCCATATAGTAGATAGGCGTCTTATCAATAACTTAGCATTCCTTATCAAAACTACTTTCTTATTAGAGTAGGCCTCTAAGAGATGTTTGCAAATTTGCAGGATATTTCTGACATTGATTTTTTATGTCTTCAGCCAAACTATAAGATTGTCCAGATGGTCTCATGAACTATGCTGTCTGTAGCAGACTCAGCTGGGTCAGTTTTGTACGCTTATACACAAGCTAGACAATTGTGATATTATCATTTTCTATAGTGGAGGGTGACAGTGATAGAGAACCTTTACTTTCATATATTCCTTATTTTGTGATCAGTGGTACTAATGTAATGGTCTCAACTATTAAATGACCATTTTGGAGTTTAAGTTTGCCTAGTTGATGGAGTTGATTACAGGAAAAGCATCCTTTATTTGTGGAACAGGCGATGTGTCACCTGCTTAATCTGTACTTGTGtcaaaaattaaatgtatgtaagTAGGTATGTCTTACTGCATTTCAAATCTTGAaaatttcaacaactttgcagAACTTGACAATTCTGCATGTCGGGGCTAGATAGCAGGTTTTTCTGAAGGGGTAGACTTAAAAATGggtgtgtctgctgtttttgaatatacagtataatatgaAATGTCAGACTTTCCTGTACATAATTGTGCTGAGAGATAATATATTATCCACTAACCTAATA
This window of the Anguilla anguilla isolate fAngAng1 chromosome 1, fAngAng1.pri, whole genome shotgun sequence genome carries:
- the LOC118230525 gene encoding myelin basic protein-like, translating into MGLHLAKRETPLEEKEPASEPAAALTAADPDDNEVFGQGEADVNQNNGSPSEKTAATDSTGAGGPKNAWSDASAADPNAARPHLVRLFSRDAPGRQDNTFKDRPSESDELHTIQEHSGTGTESGSDCAEQDAD